In Rhododendron vialii isolate Sample 1 chromosome 9a, ASM3025357v1, the following are encoded in one genomic region:
- the LOC131300486 gene encoding two-component response regulator-like APRR9 isoform X2, with protein MGEQVVSSGEAMDLELKAEGKMTKKKEDGSASVVRWERFLPRMVLRVMLVEADDSTRQIITALLRKCSYRVAAVSDGLKAWELLKGKPHNVDLILTEVELPSISGFALLTLIGEHEICKNIPVIMMSSNDSVSTVYKCMMRGAADFLVKPVRKNELRNLWQHVWRRQASASGGNGPQDESVAQQKVEATAENNENNAASNHSSGFMACIQRNRECIEKGSDAQSSCTKPDLEAERGCPENVHNLSPSTLSKSPVSDMEVRNHAECDRSNRKLLMIDCEERGCVATACEDAKAMTQGDDVATEIGREHDHIAGEGCYNNHAPVNSCREAIDLIGAFDNSPKCGYRNTFSDNGPSKVDSSPLLDLSLRRSNPSGSVNQVSDGKPTLNHSDASAFSRYINRAVQPPHSSVTMCNQQKDYGTDTERQFSHHTPNYSSYPNGFSLSSQQNMLSLATSQSGQAESAFPCPQRKVFAVPVKGIRFDSLCNRYGSLVPPIFCAQSGHEQLSLQVNVFHSPNLETRNSQQLHKTVQVNGDNSTNQTELQQRQKLESSDDQRYFSSAIDQSTSSSFCNGTTASHLNGIGCGSNGNVDQVPVVRAAAGNGNGEGVPTHDTNCHRSFQREAALNKFRLKRKDRCFDKKVRYESRKKLAEQRPRVKGQFVRHV; from the exons ATGGGTGAACAAGTGGTGAGCAGCGGAGAAGCTATGGATTTGGAACTCAAAGCAGAGGGGAAAatgacgaagaagaaggaggatggCTCTGCTTCTGTCGTGAGGTGGGAGAGGTTTCTGCCCAGAATGGTCCTCAGAGTGATGTTGGTCGAAGCCGACGATTCCACCCGCCAGATCATCACTGCGCTTCTCAGGAAATGCAGTTACAGAG TTGCTGCTGTATCTGATGGCTTAAAGGCATGGGAGTTACTGAAGGGAAAACCCCATAATGTTGACCTCATACTGACGGAAGTTGAACTGCCATCCATCTCTGGATTCGCTCTTCTTACCTTGATAGGGGAGCATGAGATATGCAAGAACATTCCTGTTATAA TGATGTCATCAAATGATTCAGTTAGCACGGTTTATAAGTGCATGATGAGAGGTGCTGCAGACTTTCTTGTCAAGCCTGTGAGAAAAAATGAGCTGAGGAACTTGTGGCAGCATGTTTGGAGGAGACAAGCT TCCGCTAGTGGCGGAAATGGCCCCCAAGATGAGAGTGTTGCACAACAAAAGGTCGAAGCCACAGCtgaaaacaatgaaaataatGCTGCTAGTAATCATTCAAGTGGTTTCATGGCCTGCATTCAGCGAAATAGGGAATGCATTGAGAAAGGGAGTGATGCTCAG AGCTCTTGTACAAAGCCAGATTTGGAAGCAGAGAGAGGATGCCCAGAAAATGTGCACAACCTATCACCATCGACCTTGAGCAAATCTCCAGTGAGTGACATGGAAGTACGGAATCATGCAGAATGTGACAGATCAAATAGGAAACTGCTGATGATTGATTGTGAAGAAAGGG GATGTGTGGCGACTGCCTGCGAAGATGCTAAAGCAATGACACAGGGAGATGACGTGGCAACTGAGATTGGTCGGGAGCATGATCATATCGCCGGTGAAGGTTGTTATAACAATCATGCTCCTGTCAACTCTTGTAGAGAAGCCATTGATTTGATAGGAGCATTTGACAATAGCCCAAAATGTGGTTACAGAAACACTTTCTCAGATAATGGTCCAAGCAAGGTTGATTCTTCACCCCTATTGGATCTTTCCTTGAGGAGGTCTAATCCAAGTGGCTCTGTAAATCAAGTTAGTGATGGAAAGCCTACGTTGAACCACTCTGATGCATCGGCTTTCTCACG GTACATTAACAGGGCAGTGCAACCTCCACATTCATCAGTGACCATGTGTAATCAACAGAAAGACTACGGAACCGATACTGAGAGGCAATTTTCCCATCACACGCCAAATTATAGCTCTTACCCTAATGGTTTCTCACTAAGTTCTCAGCAAAATATGCTCTCCCTAGCCACTAGTCAATCTGGACAAGCTGAAAGTGCTTTTCCTTGTCCTCAACGGAAAGTGTTTGCTGTTCCAGTGAAAGGTATAAGGTTTGACAGTCTGTGCAACCGGTATGGTTCTTTGGTGCCTCCAATATTTTGTGCTCAATCAGGCCATGAGCAACTGTCCCTTCAAGTGAATGTATTTCATTCACCGAATCTTGAAACAAGAAACTCTCAGCAGCTTCATAAAACAGTTCAGGTGAATGGCGACAATTCCACAAATCAAACTGAGCTCCAACAGAGGCAAAAGTTGGAATCTTCAGACGATCAGCGATATTTTTCTTCTGCAATTGATCAGAGTACAAGTAGCAGTTTCTGTAATGGTACTACCGCAAGTCATCTGAATGGCATTGGTTGTGGAAGCAATGGGAATGTTGATCAAGTTCCAGTTGTCAGGGCTGCTGCAGGGAATGGGAATGGGGAAGGTGTCCCTACCCACGATACAAACTGCCATCGATCTTTCCAGAGAGAAGCTGCTCTAAACAAATTTCGCTTGAAGCGGAAAGACAGATGCTTTGACAAGAAG GTACGCTATGAAAGCAGGAAGAAACTTGCCGAGCAGCGTCCTCGAGTTAAAGGGCAGTTTGTCCGTCACGTGTAG
- the LOC131300486 gene encoding two-component response regulator-like APRR5 isoform X1 gives MGEQVVSSGEAMDLELKAEGKMTKKKEDGSASVVRWERFLPRMVLRVMLVEADDSTRQIITALLRKCSYRVAAVSDGLKAWELLKGKPHNVDLILTEVELPSISGFALLTLIGEHEICKNIPVIMMSSNDSVSTVYKCMMRGAADFLVKPVRKNELRNLWQHVWRRQASASGGNGPQDESVAQQKVEATAENNENNAASNHSSGFMACIQRNRECIEKGSDAQSSCTKPDLEAERGCPENVHNLSPSTLSKSPVSDMEVRNHAECDRSNRKLLMIDCEERGCVATACEDAKAMTQGDDVATEIGREHDHIAGEGCYNNHAPVNSCREAIDLIGAFDNSPKCGYRNTFSDNGPSKVDSSPLLDLSLRRSNPSGSVNQVSDGKPTLNHSDASAFSRYINRAVQPPHSSVTMCNQQKDYGTDTERQFSHHTPNYSSYPNGFSLSSQQNMLSLATSQSGQAESAFPCPQRKVFAVPVKGIRFDSLCNRYGSLVPPIFCAQSGHEQLSLQVNVFHSPNLETRNSQQLHKTVQVNGDNSTNQTELQQRQKLESSDDQRYFSSAIDQSTSSSFCNGTTASHLNGIGCGSNGNVDQVPVVRAAAGNGNGEGVPTHDTNCHRSFQREAALNKFRLKRKDRCFDKKVLPPPLPSCQIENQRQRTEGRDIRMQ, from the exons ATGGGTGAACAAGTGGTGAGCAGCGGAGAAGCTATGGATTTGGAACTCAAAGCAGAGGGGAAAatgacgaagaagaaggaggatggCTCTGCTTCTGTCGTGAGGTGGGAGAGGTTTCTGCCCAGAATGGTCCTCAGAGTGATGTTGGTCGAAGCCGACGATTCCACCCGCCAGATCATCACTGCGCTTCTCAGGAAATGCAGTTACAGAG TTGCTGCTGTATCTGATGGCTTAAAGGCATGGGAGTTACTGAAGGGAAAACCCCATAATGTTGACCTCATACTGACGGAAGTTGAACTGCCATCCATCTCTGGATTCGCTCTTCTTACCTTGATAGGGGAGCATGAGATATGCAAGAACATTCCTGTTATAA TGATGTCATCAAATGATTCAGTTAGCACGGTTTATAAGTGCATGATGAGAGGTGCTGCAGACTTTCTTGTCAAGCCTGTGAGAAAAAATGAGCTGAGGAACTTGTGGCAGCATGTTTGGAGGAGACAAGCT TCCGCTAGTGGCGGAAATGGCCCCCAAGATGAGAGTGTTGCACAACAAAAGGTCGAAGCCACAGCtgaaaacaatgaaaataatGCTGCTAGTAATCATTCAAGTGGTTTCATGGCCTGCATTCAGCGAAATAGGGAATGCATTGAGAAAGGGAGTGATGCTCAG AGCTCTTGTACAAAGCCAGATTTGGAAGCAGAGAGAGGATGCCCAGAAAATGTGCACAACCTATCACCATCGACCTTGAGCAAATCTCCAGTGAGTGACATGGAAGTACGGAATCATGCAGAATGTGACAGATCAAATAGGAAACTGCTGATGATTGATTGTGAAGAAAGGG GATGTGTGGCGACTGCCTGCGAAGATGCTAAAGCAATGACACAGGGAGATGACGTGGCAACTGAGATTGGTCGGGAGCATGATCATATCGCCGGTGAAGGTTGTTATAACAATCATGCTCCTGTCAACTCTTGTAGAGAAGCCATTGATTTGATAGGAGCATTTGACAATAGCCCAAAATGTGGTTACAGAAACACTTTCTCAGATAATGGTCCAAGCAAGGTTGATTCTTCACCCCTATTGGATCTTTCCTTGAGGAGGTCTAATCCAAGTGGCTCTGTAAATCAAGTTAGTGATGGAAAGCCTACGTTGAACCACTCTGATGCATCGGCTTTCTCACG GTACATTAACAGGGCAGTGCAACCTCCACATTCATCAGTGACCATGTGTAATCAACAGAAAGACTACGGAACCGATACTGAGAGGCAATTTTCCCATCACACGCCAAATTATAGCTCTTACCCTAATGGTTTCTCACTAAGTTCTCAGCAAAATATGCTCTCCCTAGCCACTAGTCAATCTGGACAAGCTGAAAGTGCTTTTCCTTGTCCTCAACGGAAAGTGTTTGCTGTTCCAGTGAAAGGTATAAGGTTTGACAGTCTGTGCAACCGGTATGGTTCTTTGGTGCCTCCAATATTTTGTGCTCAATCAGGCCATGAGCAACTGTCCCTTCAAGTGAATGTATTTCATTCACCGAATCTTGAAACAAGAAACTCTCAGCAGCTTCATAAAACAGTTCAGGTGAATGGCGACAATTCCACAAATCAAACTGAGCTCCAACAGAGGCAAAAGTTGGAATCTTCAGACGATCAGCGATATTTTTCTTCTGCAATTGATCAGAGTACAAGTAGCAGTTTCTGTAATGGTACTACCGCAAGTCATCTGAATGGCATTGGTTGTGGAAGCAATGGGAATGTTGATCAAGTTCCAGTTGTCAGGGCTGCTGCAGGGAATGGGAATGGGGAAGGTGTCCCTACCCACGATACAAACTGCCATCGATCTTTCCAGAGAGAAGCTGCTCTAAACAAATTTCGCTTGAAGCGGAAAGACAGATGCTTTGACAAGAAGGTACTCCCTCCACCTCTTCCCTCTTGTCAAATCGAAAATCAAAGACAAAGGACAGAGGGAAGGGATATCCGAATGCAGTAA
- the LOC131300488 gene encoding RING-H2 finger protein ATL16-like, which translates to MAFPLQLLTLQKLVLRLVRCVLAAAVSPFTLLFKRAYCQPEKEFSDDSVLESRPNYASLVQLPVHFVIDSIKERLPVIKYSNFLERPGGRWYDSSEEATSQMCAVCLALVHASDEVRELCNCSHIFHTKCLDGWVDQGRITCPLCRSKLWPDLNYGKSKGSSGDPWRRERMVYLFGED; encoded by the coding sequence ATGGCTTTTCCATTACAACTTCTCACATTACAAAAACTTGTGTTGCGCCTTGTCAGATGCGTGCTCGCAGCAGCTGTCTCTCCATTCACTCTGCTGTTCAAACGAGCATACTGTCAACCTGAAAAAGAATTCTCAGATGACTCTGTGTTGGAGTCTCGCCCTAATTATGCTTCACTAGTACAGCTTCCTGTCCATTTTGTCATCGACTCGATCAAGGAGCGATTGCCAGTTATCAAATACAGTAACTTCCTTGAGAGGCCAGGAGGTCGATGGTATGATTCATCTGAAGAAGCTACCTCACAGATGTGTGCTGTGTGTTTAGCACTAGTGCATGCTAGTGATGAGGTCAGGGAGCTGTGCAACTGCTCTCATATTTTTCACACAAAGTGCCTTGATGGTTGGGTCGATCAAGGCCGAATCACTTGCCCTTTGTGCAGGTCCAAGCTGTGGCCTGACCTGAATTATGGCAAGTCCAAGGGCAGCAGTGGAGATccgtggaggagagagaggatggtTTACTTGTTTGGGGAAGATTGA
- the LOC131300487 gene encoding NDR1/HIN1-like protein 26 — protein MSQVLTKSPKHCAKKGLNIDHKHYKKLIYAFSTFFLSILSLIFLVWVILHPSKPHFSLKEVNINQLNISAPHNLVNSSIQLTLLSNNPNKKVGIYYENLQVYASYKGQQISVDTSLPPFYQEHQETNFLSADLVGNGMPVGPSLGYEVGRDKIAGKLVMSLKVSGRIRWKVGTWVSGQNRFDVNCVATMDFGSPVESSSPSTKQGTQCSTIV, from the coding sequence ATGTCTCAAGTCCTCACTAAATCTCCCAAACACTGTGCCAAGAAAGGTCTGAACATTGATCACAAGCACTACAAGAAGCTAATCTACGCCTTCTCAACCTTTTTCTTGTCAATCCTGTCACTCATCTTCCTAGTATGGGTTATCCTACACCCTTCCAAGCCACACTTCTCCCTCAAAGAAGTCAATATCAACCAACTCAACATCTCAGCTCCACACAACCTTGTCAActcttccattcaactcactcTGCTCTCCAACAACCCTAACAAGAAAGTAGGAATTTACTACGAGAATCTTCAAGTTTATGCCTCTTATAAAGGCCAACAGATATCTGTTGATACTTCTCTTCCTCCTTTTTATCAAGAGCATCAAGAGACCAATTTTCTTTCGGCGGATTTGGTTGGAAATGGGATGCCGGTGGGGCCTTCTCTCGGGTACGAAGTGGGGCGGGACAAGATCGCCGGGAAACTGGTCATGAGTTTGAAAGTGAGTGGAAGGATTCGATGGAAGGTGGGGACTTGGGTTTCCGGGCAAAATCGGTTTGATGTCAATTGTGTTGCTACTATGGATTTTGGATCCCCCGTAGAGTCAAGTTCACCGAGTACTAAGCAAGGGACTCAATGTTCGACCATAGTTTAA
- the LOC131300483 gene encoding large ribosomal subunit protein P1-like — translation MSVSEIACTYATLILHDDGIPITADKIAKLVKAANVDVESYWPSLFTKLVEKRNIEDLILNVGSGGGGGAAVTLAAPSAGGAAAAAPAAAAVEEKKEEPKEESDDDMGFSLFD, via the exons ATGTCTGTCAGCGAGATTGCTTGCACCTATGCTACCTTGATTCTTCACGATGACGGCATCCCGATCACA GCGGATAAGATAGCCAAACTTGTGAAGGCAGCGAATGTGGATGTAGAATCATACTGGCCGAGCCTCTTTACAAAGCTTGTTGAGAAGAGGAACATTGAAGACCTAATCCTGAATGTTGGATCTGGCGGGGGTGGTGGTGCTGCTGTCACCCTTGCTGCTCCCTCTGCTGGGGGAGCTGCAGCTGCCGCCCCAGCTGCAGCTGCTGTTGAAGAGAAGAAG GAAGAACCAAAGGAAGAAAGTGATGATGACATGGGCTTCTCCTTGTTTGATTAG
- the LOC131300482 gene encoding serine/arginine-rich splicing factor SR34A, with product MSGRFSRMIYVGNLPADIREWEVEDLFYKYGRILDIELKIPPRPPCYCFVEFENSRDAEDAIRGRDGYNFDGCRLRVELAHGGRGPSSSSDRRSGYSGSGGGGGGSGSAGRYGISRHSEFRVIVRGLPSSASWQDLKDHMRKAGDVCFAEVSRDSDGTFGLVDYTNYEDMKYAIRKLDDTEFKNPWTRSYIRVTKYEDSPSRSRSRSRSPRRNRSKSLERSVSRSGSKSRSPSPVKASRPRSRSKSGSPLQARSGSV from the exons ATGAGTGGTCGCTTTTCACGAATGATTTACGTTGGTAACCTGCCCGCAGATATTAGGGAATGGGAAGTTGAAGATCTATTCTACAAG TATGGCCGTATATTGGATATTGAATTGAAGATACCTCCAAGGCCTCCTTGTTATTGTTTTGTGGAG TTTGAGAATTCTCGGGATGCGGAAGATGCAATCAGAGGAAGAGATGGTTATAACTTTGATGGTTGCCGTTTAAGG GTTGAGCTTGCACATGGTGGTAGGGGGCCTTCATCTTCAAGTGATCGTCGCTCTGGCTACAGTGgcagtggtggcggcggtggcggcAGCGGTAGTGCAGGGCGCTATGGCATTTCACGTCATTCTGAATTCCGAG TTATTGTTCGTGGGCTTCCATCGTCTGCTTCATGGCAAGACTTGAAG GATCATATGCGAAAAGCTGGTGATGTATGCTTCGCTGAAGTTTCTCGTGACAGTGACG GAACCTTTGGTCTGGTTGATTATACAAATTACGAGGACATGAAATATGCT ATTAGGAAGCTTGATGACACTGAATTTAAAAATCCTTGGACAAGATCTTACATTCGG GTGACGAAGTATGAGGACAGTCCATCAAGGAGCcgaagcagaagcagaagccCAAGGAGGAATAGGAG CAAATCACTGGAACGTTCTGTATCCAGATCAGGATCAAAGTCTAGATCCCCATCTCCTGTGAAAGCATCAAG GCCAAGATCAAGGTCGAAGTCAGGATCTCCTCTCCAG GCACGGTCGGGTAGTGTCTGA
- the LOC131300485 gene encoding transcription termination factor MTERF8, chloroplastic, translating to MTINFLSPSSSSTSCSISRVLNPPAIILLGVPATASAATFHHRGCLSIEIFSKARNNDRNQKLGGLASLPLQQSNRTLVQCNSTSTGVSPVNTVTLKDVKLLSLFQEIGIHERGTKLLLENNPDLTFRPVNTIRDRIQSLEKLGIHCHKLGRLILKHPDLLTAKEIDSFVHFVTVDLESKIEPLKLEHLFNTTDPRFFVGFEGNVKLLLHHGVPQEKLAHVLNNVNLAKALCLKSAEELERTIIFLNRFGGVDFIIRRPVILNYDLDGQLIPRFTYLYELSEKDEDATANVFRKVPGVLTYTVDHLKDHVEFLRSFAGLTNQEIFRIVLLYPNVFSASRKRKLHPRLDFLKQCGLNSRDIFKFLTKAPLFLTLSFDKNLAYKLVFLVKIGYKNRTKDLARAMGAITRISCKNFQQVIGLYLNYGLTCNDILIMSKKHPQVLQYNHESLEEKMDYLIEDMGREVRELLGFPAFLGYKLDTRIKFRYEERKKVSGEGMSISKLLCVSAEKFRSKKKKKSPLL from the exons ATGACCATAAACTTCTTATCACCATCTTCGTCTTCTACTTCCTGTTCAATCTCTCGGGTGCTAAATCCTCCGGCGATAATCCTTCTCGGCGTTCCCGCAACTGCTTCTGCTGCTACTTTCCACCACCGTGGATGTCTATCTATCGAAATATTTAGCAAAGCAAGAAACAACGATCGAAACCAGAAATTGGGCGGATTGGCCTCATTACCCCTGCAACAATCCAATCGTACACTTGTTCAGTGCAACAGCACAAGCACTGGCGTATCTCCCGTTAACACCGTCACATTGAAGG ACGTAAAGTTACTCTCACTCTTCCAAGAAATCGGAATTCATGAGAGAGGAACGAAACTACTTTTGGAGAACAATCCAGATCTAACATTCAGACCCGTTAATACCATTCGTGATCGGATTCAATCTCTGGAGAAGCTGGGAATCCATTGCCACAAACTTGGCCGTCTGATTTTAAAGCACCCTGATTTATTAACAGCAAAAGAAATTGATTCATTTGTGCACTTTGTAACGGTTGATTTGGAGAGCAAGATCGAGCCTCTCAAGCTTGAGCACCTTTTCAACACAACAGATCCCAGATTCTTTGTGGGTTTTGAGGGAAATGTTAAGTTGCTTCTTCATCATGGTGTTCCCCAAGAAAAGCTTGCTCATGTACTTAACAATGTTAACCTTGCCAAGGCTTTGTGTCTCAAGTCAGCTGAAGAACTTGAAAGAACAATCATTTTCTTGAACCGCTTTGGCGGTGTGGATTTTATTATTCGACGGCCAGTTATTCTGAATTATGATCTTGATGGTCAGCTGATCCCAAGATTTACGTATCTATATGAGCTTAGTGAGAAAGACGAGGATGCCACGGCAAATGTGTTCCGTAAAGTCCCCGGAGTTTTGACATACACTGTGGATCATTTGAAAGATCACGTAGAGTTCTTGAGATCCTTTGCCGGCTTAACTAATCAAGAAATATTCAGGATTGTTCTATTGTATCCGAATGTGTTTAGCGCTAGTAGGAAGAGGAAGTTGCACCCTAGACTAGATTTTCTCAAGCAGTGTGGGTTGAATTCCAGggatatttttaaattcttgaCAAAAGCTCCCCTTTTTCTCACCCTTTCCTTTGATAAGAACCTTGCTTATAAGTTGGTATTTTTGGTGAAGATTGGGtataaaaacagaacaaaggatTTGGCGAGGGCAATGGGAGCAATAACCAGAATCAGCTGCAAGAATTTTCAGCAGGTGATTGGGCTGTATTTGAACTATGGACTAACTTGCAATGACATTTTGATCATGAGTAAGAAGCATCCCCAGGTACTGCAATACAATCATGAATCGTTGGAAGAGAAGATGGATTACTTGATCGAGGATATGGGTCGTGAAGTTAGAGAGCTATTGGGTTTTCCTGCATTTCTTGGGTACAAGCTTGATACTAGGATTAAGTTTAGGTATGAAGAAAGGAAGAAGGTTTCGGGAGAAGGAATGTCCATCAGCAAGCTACTATGTGTATCAGCTGAGAAGTTtagatcgaagaagaagaagaagagtccACTGTTATGA